In Monodelphis domestica isolate mMonDom1 chromosome 4, mMonDom1.pri, whole genome shotgun sequence, one DNA window encodes the following:
- the LOC130453677 gene encoding eukaryotic translation initiation factor 1-like, with protein MSAIQNLHSFDPFADASKGDDLLPAGTEDYIHIRIQQRNGRKTLTTVQGIADDYDKKKLVKAFKKKFACNGTVIEHPEYGEVIQLQGDQRKNICQFLVEIGLAKGDQLKVHGF; from the coding sequence ATGTCCGCTATCCAGAACCTCCACTCTTTCGACCCCTTTGCTGATGCAAGTAAGGGTGATGACCTGCTTCCTGCTGGGACTGAGGATTATATCCATATAAGAATTCAACAGAGAAACGGGAGGAAGACCCTCACTACTGTCCAGGGGATCGCTGATGATTACGATAAAAAGAAACTAGTGAAGGCATTCAAGAAGAAATTTGCCTGCAATGGTACTGTAATTGAGCATCCAGAATATGGAGAAGTAATTCAGCTACAGGGTGACCAGCGCAAGAACATATGCCAGTTCCTCGTCGAGATTGGACTGGCTAAGGGCGACCAGCTGAAGGTTCATGGGTTTTAA